In one window of Ruminococcus hominis DNA:
- the cysK gene encoding cysteine synthase A gives MANIYKNTLELIGNTPLVEVTNIEKELGLEARVLVKLEYLNPAGSVKDRIAKAMIEDAEKKGILKEGSVIIEPTSGNTGIGLASIAAVKGYRMILTMPETMSVERRNILKAYGAEVVLTEGSQGMKGAIAKANELAKEIPNSFIPGQFVNAANPAAHRATTGPEIWNDTDGEVDIFVAGVGTGGTLTGVGEYLKSQKADVKVVAIEPATSPVLSEGKAGAHKIQGIGAGFVPDVLNTKVYDEIITIENDDAFATSKQFGKLEGILVGISSGAALKGAIELAKRPENKGKTIVALLPDSGDRYYSTPLFID, from the coding sequence ATGGCAAATATTTATAAAAATACATTGGAATTGATAGGAAATACACCTCTTGTAGAGGTAACGAATATTGAAAAAGAGTTAGGGTTGGAAGCAAGAGTTCTTGTAAAGCTTGAATACCTGAACCCGGCAGGAAGTGTAAAGGACAGAATTGCGAAAGCGATGATCGAGGATGCAGAGAAAAAAGGAATTTTAAAAGAAGGTTCTGTTATTATTGAGCCAACTTCAGGAAACACAGGAATCGGACTTGCATCTATCGCAGCAGTAAAAGGATATCGAATGATTCTTACTATGCCAGAGACAATGAGTGTGGAACGACGCAATATTTTGAAAGCATATGGAGCAGAGGTGGTTCTGACAGAAGGCTCACAGGGAATGAAAGGTGCAATCGCGAAAGCAAATGAGCTTGCAAAAGAAATTCCGAACAGCTTTATTCCGGGACAGTTTGTAAATGCAGCCAATCCGGCAGCACATAGAGCTACTACAGGACCAGAGATTTGGAACGACACAGACGGTGAAGTAGACATTTTTGTGGCAGGTGTTGGTACAGGCGGAACACTGACAGGTGTTGGTGAATATTTGAAGTCTCAGAAAGCAGATGTGAAAGTTGTAGCAATTGAGCCGGCAACATCACCGGTTCTTTCAGAAGGAAAAGCAGGAGCTCATAAGATTCAGGGAATCGGAGCAGGATTTGTACCGGATGTGTTAAATACAAAAGTGTATGATGAGATTATCACAATTGAAAATGATGATGCATTTGCAACATCAAAACAGTTTGGAAAATTAGAGGGAATTCTGGTAGGTATTTCTTCGGGAGCAGCTCTTAAAGGAGCGATTGAACTTGCAAAACGTCCGGAAAATAAAGGGAAAACAATCGTAGCATTGTTGCCGGATAGTGGAGACAGATATTATTCAACTCCGTTATTTATAGACTAA
- the nrdG gene encoding anaerobic ribonucleoside-triphosphate reductase activating protein: protein MRIEKADGGLTMHYGEILIADCANGVGIRVSLFVSGCTNHCKGCFQPQTWDFNYGMEYTQETEDFIISEVSKPYYQGLTILGGEPMEPENQRELVKLIRRMRKECPDKDIWVYSGFIVNEDLIPGGRKYTEVTDEILGNIDILVDGKFEEDLKDISLKFRGSRNQRIIDMKKSKEKGQLVLSDLNK, encoded by the coding sequence TTGAGAATAGAGAAAGCAGATGGAGGACTAACAATGCATTATGGTGAAATATTAATCGCAGATTGTGCAAACGGAGTTGGAATCAGGGTGAGTTTATTTGTATCCGGTTGTACAAATCATTGCAAGGGTTGTTTTCAGCCTCAGACATGGGATTTTAATTATGGAATGGAATATACACAGGAAACAGAAGATTTTATTATCAGTGAAGTATCTAAACCATATTATCAAGGGTTGACAATACTCGGAGGCGAACCGATGGAGCCGGAGAATCAAAGGGAACTTGTAAAACTAATCCGGAGAATGAGAAAAGAATGTCCGGACAAGGATATTTGGGTGTATTCGGGATTCATTGTGAATGAGGATTTAATTCCGGGCGGAAGAAAATATACAGAAGTAACAGATGAAATACTTGGAAATATTGACATTCTTGTGGATGGTAAATTTGAGGAAGACTTGAAAGATATTTCACTTAAGTTCAGAGGCTCCAGAAACCAGAGAATTATAGATATGAAGAAAAGCAAAGAAAAAGGACAGCTTGTGCTGTCTGATTTGAATAAATAG
- the rsmH gene encoding 16S rRNA (cytosine(1402)-N(4))-methyltransferase RsmH, which produces MEKETQTPHKRRVRYKGKYPKKFEEKYKELQPEKYQDTIQHVIQKGNTPAGMHISIMVQEILEFLKIQPGEIGFDATLGYGGHTKAMLQCLDGKGHIYATDVDPEESAKTRKRLADQGFGEDILTIRLQNFCTIDEIAKEVGGFDFILADLGVSSMQIDNPKRGFSFKVDGPLDLRLNQEKGISAAERLDTISREELAGMLYENSDEPYCEELAKAITDEVRKGNRIDTTTKLRQVIEKTLDFLPEKEKKDAVKKTCQRTFQALRIDVNREFEVLYEFMEKLPLALRPGGRVAILTFHSGEDRLVKRALKDGYRAGIYSDYAKDVIRPSAQECAQNGRARSTKMRWAVKAEE; this is translated from the coding sequence ATGGAAAAGGAAACACAGACACCGCACAAGAGACGTGTGCGCTACAAAGGAAAATACCCAAAGAAGTTTGAGGAAAAGTATAAAGAGTTACAACCGGAAAAATATCAGGATACAATTCAGCATGTTATCCAGAAGGGAAACACTCCGGCAGGGATGCATATTTCCATTATGGTGCAGGAGATTCTGGAGTTCTTGAAGATTCAGCCGGGAGAGATTGGATTTGATGCGACGCTGGGGTATGGCGGACACACGAAAGCGATGCTTCAGTGCCTGGATGGGAAGGGACACATTTATGCGACAGACGTGGATCCGGAGGAATCAGCAAAAACAAGAAAACGTCTGGCAGATCAGGGATTTGGCGAAGACATTTTGACAATTCGTTTGCAAAATTTCTGTACAATAGATGAGATAGCCAAAGAAGTAGGCGGATTTGATTTTATTTTGGCAGATCTGGGAGTATCATCAATGCAGATTGATAATCCAAAGAGAGGATTTTCGTTTAAGGTAGACGGGCCATTAGATTTGCGTTTGAATCAGGAGAAAGGAATCAGTGCAGCAGAGCGTCTCGATACAATTTCAAGAGAAGAGCTTGCAGGAATGTTATATGAAAATTCGGACGAGCCATATTGTGAGGAACTTGCAAAAGCAATTACAGATGAAGTTCGAAAGGGCAATCGAATCGATACTACTACAAAACTCCGACAAGTAATTGAAAAGACATTGGATTTTCTTCCGGAAAAAGAGAAGAAAGATGCAGTTAAAAAAACGTGCCAGAGAACATTTCAGGCGTTGCGTATAGATGTGAATCGAGAATTTGAAGTGTTGTATGAGTTTATGGAAAAGCTGCCGTTGGCACTTCGTCCGGGTGGCCGAGTGGCAATTTTAACATTTCATTCGGGAGAGGACAGGCTTGTGAAACGTGCGCTGAAGGATGGGTATAGGGCCGGTATTTATTCGGATTATGCTAAGGATGTGATTCGTCCGTCGGCACAGGAATGTGCACAGAATGGAAGGGCAAGATCGACGAAGATGCGTTGGGCTGTGAAAGCAGAGGAATAA
- a CDS encoding ATP-binding protein — MYLKRKIDEYLLEWKQKPDKNPLIIKGARQIGKTESINHFAEINYDNIVYINFVFEQKYKTILSDGYEVENIIKNISLLDPTKRFEPGKTLIVFDELQEFPDIATSLKAFKVDGRFDIICSGSLLGVNYKKIHSNSVGYKTDYEMFSMDFEEFLWAKGYSKVHILEILEHMRTGTAFNETELNVYKKLFLEYCVLGGMPAVVKQYIETNTFTDTLEIQNQIRMDYEEDIRKYAEGLDQAKIASVYRSVPVQLAKENKKFQLSKVTKNSRSREYTGCIDWLRDAGVVSVCNCLYFPELPLKGNYDDTKFKLYYPDTGLLISTLDEEAQEDLRANRNLGVYKGALYENFVAEAFLKQGLGLYYYKKENSTLEEDFFVRTKTELVPVEVKANRNRSKSLRQLIENKNYSDIHWGIKLADSNLGIENNICTFPYFCTFLLKRYLAERD; from the coding sequence ATGTATTTGAAAAGAAAAATCGATGAGTATTTGTTGGAGTGGAAACAGAAACCAGATAAAAATCCGTTAATTATAAAAGGTGCAAGGCAAATAGGAAAGACGGAATCAATAAATCATTTTGCGGAAATCAATTATGATAATATTGTGTATATCAACTTTGTTTTTGAGCAAAAGTATAAGACGATTTTAAGTGATGGATATGAAGTGGAAAATATTATAAAAAATATTTCTCTATTAGATCCGACAAAGCGGTTTGAACCGGGAAAAACATTGATTGTTTTTGATGAATTGCAGGAATTTCCGGATATAGCGACATCTTTAAAAGCATTTAAGGTAGATGGAAGATTTGATATTATTTGCAGTGGCTCTCTACTAGGTGTTAATTACAAAAAGATTCATAGCAACAGTGTGGGATATAAAACAGATTATGAAATGTTTTCTATGGATTTTGAAGAGTTCTTGTGGGCAAAAGGTTATTCAAAGGTTCATATTCTGGAAATATTAGAACATATGAGAACAGGAACTGCATTTAATGAAACGGAGTTGAATGTATATAAAAAATTATTTCTTGAGTACTGTGTATTAGGTGGAATGCCGGCAGTAGTAAAACAGTATATAGAGACGAATACATTTACAGATACTTTGGAAATTCAGAATCAGATACGGATGGATTACGAGGAAGATATACGTAAATATGCAGAGGGACTGGATCAGGCAAAGATTGCAAGTGTATATAGGAGTGTACCGGTACAGTTGGCGAAGGAGAATAAAAAGTTTCAGTTAAGTAAAGTGACGAAAAACTCCAGAAGTCGTGAGTATACCGGGTGCATTGACTGGTTAAGAGATGCAGGTGTAGTTTCTGTGTGTAATTGCCTGTATTTTCCGGAACTACCTTTAAAAGGCAATTATGATGACACAAAATTTAAATTATATTATCCAGATACAGGACTGCTGATTTCTACGTTAGATGAGGAAGCACAGGAAGATTTACGTGCGAATAGAAATCTTGGAGTATATAAAGGGGCTTTATATGAGAATTTTGTAGCAGAAGCATTTTTAAAACAGGGGCTTGGGCTGTATTATTATAAAAAAGAAAATTCTACATTAGAAGAAGATTTTTTTGTGCGTACAAAAACAGAACTTGTTCCAGTTGAAGTAAAAGCAAATCGAAATCGATCAAAATCTTTGAGGCAATTAATTGAAAACAAAAATTACAGTGATATTCATTGGGGAATTAAACTGGCAGATAGTAATTTGGGAATTGAAAATAATATTTGTACATTTCCATATTTTTGTACATTTTTGCTGAAACGCTATCTTGCAGAAAGAGATTGA